The following coding sequences lie in one Vicia villosa cultivar HV-30 ecotype Madison, WI unplaced genomic scaffold, Vvil1.0 ctg.000368F_1_1, whole genome shotgun sequence genomic window:
- the LOC131627550 gene encoding acetyl-coenzyme A synthetase, chloroplastic/glyoxysomal-like has translation MLISVALTVHYYTATTFKYAFDYKPSDVYWCTADCGWITGHSYVTYGPILNGATVVLYEGAPNYPDAGRSWNIIDKFKVSIFYTAPTLVRSLMQYGDEVRYIYAYSIPS, from the exons ATGCTAATTTCGGTGGCTTTAACTGTGCATTATTACACTGCAACAACATTTAAGTATGCATTTGATTACAAACCATCTGATGTCTACTG GTGCACAGCGGATTGTGGTTGGATTACTGGGCACAGCTATGTCACTTATGGACCCATACTCAATGGTGCAACTGTTGTTCTGTATGAAGGG GCTCCCAATTATCCTGATGCTGGGCGTAGTTGGAACATTATTGATAAATTTAAAGTATCAATATTCTACACTGCCCCTACATTGGTGCGGTCCCTCATGCAATATGGTGATGAGGTAAGATACATCTATGCTTACTCGATACCTTCCTGA
- the LOC131627564 gene encoding uncharacterized protein LOC131627564: MPHVSFGGYYRIFDPSTAWWAAAVIPVEVSPSQLLMLLQLQILYSLCPSTIVSIHPLIFSIEVTLTLDGSSFNTNNHIEILKAIEVVERDSFAIAQSFTSVFEALRLSLSQSTDTSYHHIQCFTDAAGHLQESVLDAATKGNRYINSCLKLNEEMKSVDSLASQLYPFTLIFANC, from the exons ATGCCGCACGTTAG CTTTGGTGGTTACTACAGAATTTTTGATCCTTCAACTGCCTGGTGGGCTGCGGCAGTTATTCCTGTGGAAGTTTCACCCTCACAGCTTCTCATGCTATTGCAGTTACAGATTCTTTACTCTCTCTGCCCATCCAC AATCGTTTCAATCCACCCATTAATCTTCTCAATTGAAGTAACCCTAACATTAGATGGCAGCTCCTTCAACACCAACAATCACATAGAAATATTGAAAGCAATTGAAGTTGTCGAACGAGATTCCTTCGCCATTGCTCAGAGCTTCACCTCCGTCTTCGAAGCACTCCGATTGTCCCTCTCTCAATCCACCGACACCTCATATCATCATATTCAATGCTTCACCGACGCCGCCGGTCATCTTCAAGAATCCG TGCTTGATGCAGCAACTAAAGGGAATCGATATATAAATTCGTGTCTCAA ATTGAATGAGGAAATGAAGAGCGTTGATAGTCTAGCATCCCAATTGTATCCATTCACTTTGATCTTTGCTAATTGTTAA